The following proteins come from a genomic window of Pirellula staleyi DSM 6068:
- a CDS encoding ATP-grasp domain-containing protein yields the protein MNLLLLETITGGGIAPADLPVSLLREGEAMVQAIASDLAMTAGIQLAVFRTPMLGTLEAMDRSLTLIEIDSRETLKMKLRELGAAGAWLWLIAPESDGELLHFARLFTSAGGQLASPLPSSIALASSKHATAELLRSRGIPAIPGTQVLPGETIHLPHAGPVMLKPDDGCGSQGLRLLEAAAARVFRHRSTGALRAEPLYEGIAASVAVIAGPRGLTPLVPCTQQLAKDGSFVYLGGSLPIPEDLSSRAQLLALRAVEAVPEPRGYFGVDLLLDARPSESDQPRGDYVVEINPRLTTSYVGLRHRYRTNLAEATLRAVAGEQITLEERDVRVEFDSCGQVSIQEV from the coding sequence ATGAACTTACTACTCCTTGAGACCATCACTGGTGGGGGGATCGCACCCGCCGACCTGCCTGTTTCCCTGCTGCGTGAAGGTGAAGCGATGGTGCAGGCGATTGCTAGCGACCTGGCGATGACTGCAGGAATTCAGCTAGCAGTCTTTCGAACGCCGATGCTCGGCACTCTCGAGGCCATGGATCGCTCCCTAACTTTGATCGAAATCGATTCGCGCGAGACTCTCAAGATGAAGCTTCGCGAACTCGGTGCTGCTGGGGCCTGGCTTTGGCTCATCGCACCGGAGTCCGATGGTGAGCTCTTGCATTTTGCACGGTTGTTTACCAGCGCCGGTGGTCAGCTCGCCTCGCCACTACCGAGCAGCATTGCGCTGGCTAGTAGTAAGCACGCGACAGCCGAACTGCTGCGGTCGCGAGGCATTCCTGCCATTCCCGGCACGCAAGTTTTGCCCGGCGAAACGATCCACTTGCCGCACGCTGGCCCGGTGATGCTCAAACCGGACGATGGCTGCGGTTCGCAGGGTTTAAGGCTACTCGAAGCCGCTGCAGCGCGCGTGTTTCGTCATCGATCGACGGGTGCACTCCGAGCCGAGCCCCTCTACGAAGGAATTGCTGCCAGCGTGGCGGTGATTGCCGGACCTCGCGGTTTGACTCCGCTGGTCCCCTGCACCCAGCAACTCGCAAAGGATGGAAGCTTTGTCTATTTAGGCGGATCGCTGCCGATTCCCGAAGATCTCAGCAGCCGCGCGCAGCTGCTGGCTCTACGAGCGGTGGAAGCTGTTCCCGAGCCGCGCGGCTATTTCGGGGTCGATTTGCTTCTCGATGCCCGTCCCTCTGAGTCAGACCAGCCGCGCGGCGATTATGTCGTCGAGATCAATCCGCGACTCACCACCAGCTACGTCGGTCTGCGTCATCGTTATCGCACAAATTTGGCAGAAGCGACGCTGCGTGCAGTGGCTGGCGAGCAGATCACTTTAGAAGAGCGCGATGTGCGAGTAGAATTCGACAGCTGTGGGCAAGTCTCGATCCAAGAGGTGTGA
- the ispF gene encoding 2-C-methyl-D-erythritol 2,4-cyclodiphosphate synthase, which translates to MFRVGIGHDTHRLGPGGPLKLGGIDVPHTAHAIGHSDADVLLHAITDALLGASSLGDIGELFPDTAAENKGRDSAEMLSLAYEKVKAAGYKINNLDCIVFAQKPKLSPYKQIICQRVASILGIETNQVGLKAKTGESVDAVGHEQAIQSQCVVLLLKN; encoded by the coding sequence ATGTTTCGCGTTGGCATTGGACACGACACCCACAGGCTTGGTCCCGGCGGACCATTGAAACTTGGCGGCATCGATGTCCCGCATACAGCTCACGCTATCGGCCATAGTGATGCCGATGTGTTGCTGCATGCCATCACCGACGCGCTTCTAGGAGCCTCTTCGCTCGGTGATATCGGCGAACTCTTCCCCGATACAGCTGCTGAGAACAAAGGACGCGACTCGGCGGAGATGCTTTCACTGGCTTATGAAAAAGTAAAAGCGGCCGGTTATAAGATTAATAACCTTGATTGTATTGTGTTCGCTCAAAAACCAAAACTCAGTCCTTATAAGCAGATCATCTGCCAGCGTGTTGCCTCGATTCTTGGCATTGAGACTAATCAGGTTGGTCTAAAAGCCAAGACCGGTGAGTCGGTGGATGCTGTTGGCCATGAACAAGCCATTCAGTCGCAGTGTGTGGTGCTGCTGCTAAAGAATTAA